The genome window TCTATTACCGCAGGTACACCTTAGAGCCGTCACATTCttcacaaagacacaaaaacatcctcatcctcatcatcatccggAATACAATGCAAACGTCAGTCTACATCCAACTCACAATTCACAAGAGTGGTGgcatccaacaacaacaacaaaaaaacattgtacagtGCAGTACACAGaaatcgatagatagatagatagatagatagatagatagacagatagatagatagatagatagatagatagatagatagatagatagatagatagatagatagatagatagatagatagatagatagatagatagatagatagatagatagatagatagacaaaAGCAATATTTACAAAAGAAGACAGATCCCTCTCTAAAATCAAGAAATCCTTGCAGCTCTCAAAGATGAGTGACATCGATGTTCGTCTTCATTGATAATACTGAAGTGACTGGGTGAGTGTTGTGATGTAGTGGTGAGGTCCTCCAGCTTTGCATGTCTGTTGTTCGGGAGAGGGTCGGAGCAGGGCGAGGAAGGGGCaaggggtgggtgggtggatggatggatggatggagggatggatggatggatgaatggatggagtgGCGGATGATGGAAGTCGGGACTTTTGTGCGGCGTTCATGCTGTCAGCTCTTCCCTCATCTCTTTGTTTCTGCGCACCAACGCCGCGTGTCTCTCCTGGGAAAGAGTGAAACGACAGTTTAGGCTACATCACTACAGCAAGTGACCACCAGATGGtgccatttcttcttcttttacatttaatacagagcagtgattcaAGGATTCAATTGATTTCATTGTCAtatcaacacacatttacacatgatatgGCACGAAATTTGATTTTAACTGCAAAAATGCATGCGTATGTATTAAATTAATTTCTTCATTTGCCGTGTAAATGTTTGGCCAATGGGGTAGTTGATGAGTGAGTCCTACAAACTCTAGCAACAAGTGAATGGGTTGATTGATGTTGGTTCTTCTGCTatacatttagatttttatttcacaaattgtATTATGAGACATAGATGATTTGTGTTGGCGAAATATCAAGTGCACCAGACAGtaataaagtcaaatatttaATTCTCAAAAGTTTATAGAAAGACTATTACCATGACTGTGGACTATACTGTATCCATAGTTTTTATGCTACATACATtcctgctgactattcttgctgttGTTCACTTCTATATATTTtagtatctatttatttatggatAGTTTGCCATTCGTatctgcatatacagtatttattgtccATATTGCTGGCGGCAGGTGGAATCCTCACATCTCCCAAACCATAACttttcaggagaaaaaaaaaacaagaaaaaaaaaaaacaggacatttggtcattgtcaaagagagcaagccattttcaacccTTTAGATTAGTCAAtagtttgtaaataaataaataacacggGTGAGGGCTGGCCAATAGTagatatttatgaaaaaaatacaaagttgaccaaatttggacataacAGGTTACGGCTCGATTTCAGCGATTTAGCTTCCAGTCACACTGCTGCTCTCATTTTGCTCAGTCTCTTCGCCTGATATTATAACTATGCATATGTatggttttgatttttttatattattattattattattattcttttgtcCTGCTCCCACCCACTTTGCTGCTCTAGAACTGAAATTGGTTAACTCTGAACACAGCCGCCTCCGCGTTAgaaaagggtgtgcacacttgtgcaaccacatcatCTTAGTTGTTTATTATACTTTCCCCTtggacaatatatatatatatatatatatatatatatatatatatatatttattttttttcgaagGAGTGACATGAATAGgagcaaatgttttgaaatgatgtatctcttttttacatcacaaaaacctggcatctgAACAgggaggggtgtgtagacttcttTATGGCCACTGCAGTGGTAGAGCACCATTTGTTCAGAGTGGCATATGCCACTGCAACTCTTTCTCATGACGGCAATATGACCTTTTCGGAtacaaatatgagtgtcacagtatTACAACTCGATTTTGTATTGTTGTTGGGAGTAGTCGGTTCCCATGAttaagagaagaaaaatacGCCGCAGGGATATTTTAGGATACAGGGACAGAGACCGCATGTGTCACCTTCTCCTGCAGGCGCTCCAGCATGGCAGCCAGCTGGGCGTCTCGGTTCTCCTTGATCTGCTCCATCTTCATCTGGAGCTTCTCCTCGGCCATCTTGCTGAAGTTGTTGTTCTCCTCCAGGGCCTTGAACAGCACGTCCCTCTCGTGCTCTCGCTTTTCGGCCAAAGCCCTCAGCACCTGAGTTTCTTGGtactaaaagaaataaatcaaaataaaccaAACAGACTGAGTCATTCCTCGCGGATGATTCAGAGTGACGTTTGACGTCCGGAATGTCGTAAAACTCGCCTTTCGCCGCTCTTCGGCTGCCTCCAGTTTCTTCTCGATGTCATCCAAGGAAATGTCCCTCTTGGGGGGGGAAGCCAGGTTGTGGACCACATCTGATACTGGAGACAGGGGCTTGAGAATCACCTCAAACGCCTGCCCGGAGGCTCGCTTGTTTATCGGCTTCACCTCGATGTCTGCTGCCAAATGACCTTCGTTTAGTCCGAATGACAAGAAAAACATCCATTACGTCCGCCCCTTACCTTCAAACTCATTCAGGACCTTGTTGCGTGCTTCCGGGTAGAAGCAGGAGCAGATGAGCGAGAGGACGGAGAGCTCCTTCATCTTCTCCTTGTATGCTGCGGGGGGAACATCGACACCTCATCCGGTTGAGTCGGCATGACGGTAAAATGTCCCGATCCCACGAACGCGTCCAGTAAAAGTCCATAAGAGCTTTGTTAATAATTAATACTCGTTGAatgctatttttttatgtaGAAGGCTTAAGCAAGCATTTCACTTTACTCTGATAGCATAACGGAAACATGTGCACTCACAATGGAATGAAATTAAATACTGCGCTGTGTCCTGCATGACACTGAGAAATAGCTTTAATATTTGTGTTAACTTATTAGCAGGACAGAGCTAGTCCAGGAAAGTCCTGTTtcgattgattcaatgccccGAGAAGGCAATGACTTGCGTGTGTGAGAATATTACGGTGGGGTTCTACAAACAAGCGCaatcataataattaaagcTGTGAGCGGCGAGAAACAGGCCCTCGCTTTGCCGAATCCCCCAAATAGTCATCAAACTTTCTTTGACGCCATGCTCCGGCCACCTTAAACGgcgtaagcaaaaaaaaaaaaaaaaagtatcgcaATGTATCGATTGTATCTTTGCTCTTCTATCTTTgtcagcgacgtatagtgacaggcagaacaatttaaatgctcttccacgagatggcagaagAAAAAGGTATGAAtgattttcatgacattttccTTTGATGGGGtaccatgagatttttttttttttttttttggaaaatatgtGCCATTGCTGAatcaaggttgggaaacactgcaagTATACCCGATTCTGATTCAGGGTTCATTTGGGCGCATAGGAGTAGGAGGCCTGGAATTTGcgcaaaatggccgacttcctgttcaattccgGGCATGCTTTTTTTCGTGCATCCTGTTACAACAGACGTGTCCGCCATCGCGCTGTGAAACTGGTGTCGCCTTTCAAAGGGGGCGCGACTACGTGAGTTTTGAGGTGTCGCGTTTGGCGGCCGCGACCGTGCAATAATCGGACCGGTGACCAGTGCGGGGTGTACGCTGCCTTTTGCcgcaagtcagctgggatagactccagttctccgtgaccctgaacaggcaATGATGGATGGATTCGAAACGGGTATGCTACTCAGGCCCGAAATATCATCTTAAATAGTtccctgacagtgtcaatcaaagcaCTGTAAGGGCAATTTTCCATACATCTCttactggatctcattagatccCTAAGTCGTCGAGCAGCTGAGCGATAAGCAAACCGACCGTGTGTTGTTATTTAATTTCCTGCATCGTGCGCACTATAATCTGACGGGCCTGTCTGTCTTCACCTGCGGCGTTTGCAACTTCGTATGTGATGAGGGTTGCCGAACCCAAGCGAAGCCCCTCGCTGCAGGGGCTTCCGGGCAAGCTGGCCGGCGTCCCACCCGGCTCGCCTGCCAAACGCAGCCACGTGGCTTCTATTTTAGtattttgaagttgttttggATTCGTCTTCGACAAATACTCGCTTACTCACATGCGCCTAGAAGGCATTGCTTTTACTTAAGATTACTGAAGTTAGAGGCAGGGCGGGGAAACCTACGCGTCCCGGGAGAGGATTGGACCAGGCTCGCCCACATATGCTCATAATGCTAATAAACATTCGCTTGATTGCCGCATCATATTTTCCCATCGATGTGCTGCGGCCTtctgaagaattgacaataactGAAATGGCCCCCGAGAGGAAAAGGGGACACAAAAGACCCTCTTGGGGCGATCATCCTAACGCCTCATGTTGTGACACgtcccttgagcaaggcacctaAGCCATGCGACTGCTTGGAAAGATGCCCACGTTATGACCACATAATGAAAATTCTCCATTTTGATTGACTACCAGGTATTCATTTATCAAGCTAAATGacctcatgtaaaaaaaaaattatatatacatatatataaaaaaagaaagaaactaataAACATTGTTAGATGCAAATCCTTCAAAACGGAGGATTATTACGCGTTTAGCTCTTATTAAATCACATTTCATTGAGGTGGCCAGCGGGTGTATGAAAACAAAAGCTCAACTATTTTTGAAGTAAACCCGCTCAAAACGATGAATCAACGCACTCTTGGTTTCAAATTCAACATTTCCAACAGTTGAACATTGCTGCTACATGTTCAGCTGTGAAACAGAACTGCAGCAGAGTCGGAACAAAGGATGAGGCATCACAACAGAGgtagtcaaaataataataataataaaaataaaaggactCATTTGCATTGAAAAGAGTTGATTAATggttacagttttaaaaaataataataaaaataaaaaatacatatatgctGGAGGTGTTGAGGTTGGTAGCCTAGCGGTGGAAAAAGTGATGACGCCCTCTCAGGCCTCAGTGGTGGGCAGCATCAGCATCTTGGGTGGGGTCCGTCTGCATTATGCTGCATATTGGGGCCCATGGAGTGATGGAGCGCGAGCGGCGCCGGACAGCTCTTGCTAAATGCACTCTTGTCGACATCTTACACGGCAATAGACGGAGGCAAATGCATAGGATTACATATTCTATTTCATCTAGGCGGGGATGTAAAACTGCTCATTGGTTCTTGCTCGCGTTGCGCGAGCACGGCGCTGATAATCGTCGAAAATCACCGACAAAGTCGAGAATAGAAATCTGCGGATATTTCACCGCATCCTTCACGGATGTTTCCAAAGtggtgattttttgtttttgtttttgtttttttgtttttttgtttttctgcttccacAATCACCGGCCGGTAGGCGACACGCACGCCGGGCCCATGCATGAGATCCACAGAAATAGAAGAAGCATCATAATCACCACGACAAGGCAGACATTTTCCGTTGCTTTTAACGTGTAATggaggggaagaaaaagaaaaggggaagaaaaaagcTTACCGGTCGCTATTTTGGCCATGGCTGCAGAGGTTCGTGCGGAGAGGACGCGTTTCTGCTGCTTGCGTGCTGCCGTGCTGCGTTCAGGTGAACGTCGACGAGACTGCTGAACAACCAAGGCACTGAGTCAGGGCAGGGGCGGATCGGGTGGCGGCGAGGAGGCGGGCGCATGTCCTCTGCTGTCACACGCGCACAGAGCCTGAATTTATGGATGATGGCGCTGAAATAACAGCTCAAGAAATGGCAACACTGCGAAGAATGTGGCTATAAATTCTAGATAACAAACTGAGCAGGATCcagaaaagatatatatatattatttgtggCGATATCGTCACcggccataacattaggtacacctgtgcAATGTAGCAAATGCGAGCTGTGTCAAATATCCTGctatgaataaatataaattggcacatacccccccccccccccccacacacacacacacacacacacacaaacacacaaacacctttTACTCTTTGCgccgctgtgtgtgtgatgtgctcctttgtttcattaaaaatgtCTTACCTCACAAACAATGTCCCGGCCACAATGCTCTTTCCAGGAATGGAAAACTGCAATCAGTACCGGACAGCACATGAGTGAGGACGGAGAGCATCCTGTCCGAAAATTTGGGATTATTTCACACTTAATAAAAGCGGCAAAAAGTGCAATGTGCCGCTTGGAAAGGAGAACTGTCTTAAGCTACGCaacaaataaacattgttagctCTTTGAATATAGCCTACCAGCATTAGTTACGAATGAATTATAATCCAAGGCAGGTGGTTTGGATAGAGGGAAGATGGAAACAGCTGCTCGTGCTGTTTCAATCATTTTATAGACTGGCGCCAACAAAGTGGCTCAAGCTAAAGCTAGCTGGGTGACCTGGAGGGGTCTTAACTGTTATAAATCATTTGTAGAACTTAAATCTACTCAGACAGCGTCTACATTGGCCCAATCTacgcttttgtttttgtcaggcTCGCTACAGAggagcaaaatattttacaaaactcTTATTGGATTGATTGGGTTGGTGTACTTAATGTGAGTTTCATTCTTTGATTATGATACAAGATGGTATATTTAAAGTTAAATCAAAttgctaaaataaaaagaatgaagGAGTATGCTTTATTTGAAACGATTacagtcaaataaaaacaaggcgGTGTATAGCAGTACCGAGAAAAAGCGACGCTTCTCTGAAATGCAACAGAACCAGCGCAAAAATCATTGAATCAATGGAAAATCTGCATTGACATTTCAATTCGAGACGTCAGGAAGTCACAGTTGAGAACGCAAAAAAAGTTGAGTGATGATAAACGTGCGGTCGTATCAGCGCTTTGAGCTGCTTCTTGATGTCGTAGCCCACGAGGATCGGAGGCAGCCGCTGGTAGCCGTGGAGGACGTCGTGAGAGCTGGGCGGCTCGTCTTAACGTTGCGCGGACCACGGTCGCGTTGATGTCGCGAACCCAACGACAACGAAAACGTGCATTTTAAAAGACGTCACTGGAGAAATTCTGCCGATTTCAGTTCTCACCCTGACAGGTATTTGTGGCTGTCCTTCTCCCTGTAAAAGCAGAAAGCCCCCGTCCAAACGGCCTTGACCTGCACGACCCCACAAAACACTTAACTGTTGCACATAACACACCAATACAATACGGCTGAAGACAATGACAACATGAGTGCGGCGGCACCTTCGTAGAAATCCAGCGTGCACATGGTGTCGCCGATCACCGTGTTGAACTGGCCGAGCTCCCCGCCCCACCGAAGCAGCTCCTCGGCCAGGTCGTGGTCCAGGTCGGTGTCGCGGACCACCATCAGCTGCTCGAATTTGGGCACGAACGTGCCGTCCGCAGACTCCTCGGTCACGGCGACTGTGCCAGGCTCGAGCCCTTAACAACAAATGGCTATTCAAATGAACATGTTGCAATTCGGACAAAAATAAGTACTCACGTGGCAATTTACAGTTTGCTTTAAACTAATGGCGACTCTAATAGACGCAGTGCCTGTTTTTCCGAGCTCGCCTTGAACGTATCGTGAACAATCACCGAGGACCCGATCAAACAAACACGCACAGCAGACGAGATAGACGGACGTATGCTGAAAAAAATGTTAAcgcaaaaaaacatatatatatatatatatattcattattaATATCATTTGGATGAGTAGAGCATACAACAaacccaataaataaataaaaaattcaccatctcaagaaaCTCAACTATACGTAACAATCAtgaaacaatggaaatgattttaaatgtacaatttaggtagtaatttgccctctgaaaagtgttTTCCCAAGCGTTTAATGAGTCTATGTAACCTATGAGGACTGAAATAATTGGAATTTTCTGCCACGTTCTCATTTATTGAGTGGCATCTGTGCTGCATGCAACCTGTCATGGAAACTCTCAGAAACAAATTCAATATAGACCGCCACACTGAGGTCTACGGTTGATGTCGTTAAAGAATAACAGCTCCAAGTCGTGGATCTGCTGGTTGGTCGACTTCCGTACCGTATTGAGCGTATTGAAAATTACAGGCTTACCTATTCCACTTGATGCCCCAACGCGTGTGATTGTCACATTTGTGCAACGCGCATGACGGAGGAGCTTTACTTGCTCATGCAACATGATTAATATGGACGGGATTCCAATTCCATGCTGCAAAATCCAGCAAATCGTATTCCGACAATTTCCCTCAGATTGTACCTTTGAATGGTTTGCTTCTACTTACAGTAACAGAGAGTACAGGACCAACTTTGTGCATGTGAACTAGTTCACGCGGCGGTGTAAGAATACATCGTCATGCAGCACAGGAAGGCACCTGAGTCAAGTTGTTTTGAATTTATGGCCAAGAAGAGATTTTAGACAAATATTATGACATCACTACTTAGCATCGGTTACtgataaatcaataaatacggCGTATTCAGACAAATTCTGTTATCGTAGGAATGGAACGCCGTTCGTTGCACACCAAGGACCCTCAGATTACCACACCAGGATACTTAAAGGACCTTATTCCAT of Phycodurus eques isolate BA_2022a chromosome 4, UOR_Pequ_1.1, whole genome shotgun sequence contains these proteins:
- the stmn2a gene encoding stathmin-2a isoform X1 — its product is MAKIATAYKEKMKELSVLSLICSCFYPEARNKVLNEFEADIEVKPINKRASGQAFEVILKPLSPVSDVVHNLASPPKRDISLDDIEKKLEAAEERRKYQETQVLRALAEKREHERDVLFKALEENNNFSKMAEEKLQMKMEQIKENRDAQLAAMLERLQEKERHAALVRRNKEMREELTA
- the stmn2a gene encoding stathmin-2a isoform X2, which gives rise to MAKIATAYKEKMKELSVLSLICSCFYPEARNKVLNEFEDIEVKPINKRASGQAFEVILKPLSPVSDVVHNLASPPKRDISLDDIEKKLEAAEERRKYQETQVLRALAEKREHERDVLFKALEENNNFSKMAEEKLQMKMEQIKENRDAQLAAMLERLQEKERHAALVRRNKEMREELTA
- the upp1 gene encoding LOW QUALITY PROTEIN: uridine phosphorylase 1 (The sequence of the model RefSeq protein was modified relative to this genomic sequence to represent the inferred CDS: deleted 1 base in 1 codon; substituted 2 bases at 2 genomic stop codons), with the protein product MHKVGPVLSVTHGIGIPSILIMLHEQVKLLRHARCTNVTITRVGASSGIGLEPGTVAVTEESADGTFVPKFEQLMVVRDTDLDHDLAEELLRWGGELGQFNTVIGDTMCTLDFYEGQGRLDGAFCFYREKDSHKYLSGXELKSAEFLQXRLLKCTFSLSLDEPPSSHDVLHGYQRLPPILVGYDIKKQLKALIRPHVYHHSTFFAFSTVTS